The proteins below come from a single Halomonas binhaiensis genomic window:
- a CDS encoding IS1 family transposase, with protein MRYRFSGLSQERIASLVEISNKASLNWDKAFIRVMEAYDKPLHDWWHSHQSLTSTELSPHVKMELDECQKALHILCYTKERACPVCDAPPKYVKKGKDRRITDYVCSGCGTSYNNLTGTPFTFLHRIDAWPKFLELMVNGYHDTTLQEHFDFDKSRTELWRRAFMKFLKQDWPVLAHWAVWMWSRRRVTPTSL; from the coding sequence ATGCGATATCGCTTCAGCGGCTTATCTCAGGAGCGTATCGCATCGCTGGTAGAAATAAGCAATAAGGCATCACTCAACTGGGATAAGGCCTTCATCCGCGTCATGGAAGCCTATGACAAACCTCTACATGACTGGTGGCATAGCCACCAATCATTGACCTCGACCGAACTTAGTCCGCACGTAAAGATGGAACTGGATGAATGTCAGAAAGCTTTGCACATTCTGTGCTACACGAAGGAAAGAGCATGCCCTGTGTGCGATGCACCCCCAAAGTATGTAAAGAAAGGGAAAGACAGGCGCATTACGGATTATGTCTGTTCGGGTTGCGGGACATCCTATAACAATCTCACAGGAACACCTTTTACCTTCCTTCATAGAATTGATGCATGGCCAAAATTTCTAGAACTAATGGTCAACGGGTATCACGACACCACGCTTCAGGAGCATTTCGATTTCGATAAATCTCGTACCGAATTGTGGCGACGAGCTTTCATGAAATTCTTGAAGCAAGACTGGCCGGTTTTAGCGCATTGGGCAGTCTGGATGTGGTCAAGACGACGAGTCACACCGACATCACTGTAG
- a CDS encoding LPD38 domain-containing protein, producing the protein MDRLSPELRRRADTSSVATGISHVLNNTVGAIGDPDKNPLALSPVQVDHLIQGYFGQVGAWVTGVADTGWQAASGEEQPAKRWYEYQPIRRFYKNLGDEDRYTKYGTVFYEGLREAGRAYSDVKELREMGRLADAAELVKDKQGMLALRPVLNRAQRRLGTLNKQIDFIRKSALSSEEKRQRIDRLQAIKNQVQRALGEHVLEVRAAS; encoded by the coding sequence ATGGACCGCTTGTCGCCGGAATTACGTCGCCGGGCCGATACCTCGTCGGTGGCCACGGGTATTAGCCATGTGCTGAACAACACCGTGGGGGCTATTGGGGATCCAGACAAGAACCCGCTGGCGCTCAGTCCGGTGCAAGTGGATCACTTGATTCAGGGATACTTCGGTCAGGTGGGAGCATGGGTAACAGGTGTAGCGGATACCGGTTGGCAAGCTGCCAGTGGTGAGGAACAGCCGGCCAAACGTTGGTACGAGTACCAGCCCATTCGCCGGTTCTACAAGAACCTGGGCGATGAGGATCGCTATACCAAGTACGGGACTGTCTTCTATGAAGGATTGAGAGAGGCGGGAAGGGCGTATTCGGATGTGAAGGAACTGAGGGAAATGGGAAGGCTGGCAGATGCTGCGGAGCTAGTCAAAGACAAGCAAGGCATGCTGGCATTACGGCCTGTCCTCAACCGTGCTCAGCGACGACTGGGCACCCTCAACAAGCAAATCGACTTCATCCGCAAGTCAGCCCTGAGCAGTGAGGAGAAACGTCAGCGTATTGATCGCCTGCAAGCCATCAAGAACCAGGTCCAGCGTGCCCTGGGAGAGCATGTGCTGGAGGTAAGAGCGGCGAGTTGA
- a CDS encoding type VI secretion system Vgr family protein: MFTDDASDLLARILSGPLSQHERLLTLKLGGTDLIPHRLVGEERLSRPFSYTLDCISQRGDIELKSLIAQPAELGIRQADGQYRSLSGLVESVAMLGEDGGVHYYQVTLVPWMTMLQLGHDSRIFQDKNVVEILETVFEPHAIAQGRWRFALRREYPVRSFEVQYRESDFHFVSRLMEQEGLFYYWEHAGPDAEFDGHRLVITDDVATCTPVAPQTIRFHRQDATETEDTITQWGGRRRQQPNRVSVGTFDYKQPRLEKRTGLDTIRDQGNLPDIEVYDYPGEYYYHDYPRGERLTVNRMEALESQAKRFHGAGGVRQLQTGQWFELSQHARHERGNESERQFLVLGLTIHAENALPVSVHLNTLPGSLQQQIDDARKAHGLEDGSLYRDDYQQAGTGHYLVDFESQRLSQPYRSSLDHPRPVLSGLQTAIVVGPENEEIHTDHLNRVKVQFHWDRQGQRNDHSSCWLRVSEPNAGAGWGGVFVPRIDQEVTVSFLEGDPSRPLITGRVYNGDQTPEWHSNGLLSGFKTKTYRGGKYNELVFDDATDQERVRLNSEYDKSQLNLGYLIHQNGNTRGAFRGTGFELRSDAYGAIRANQGLLLTSWGQLGAPGDQLELTQATEQLSSAHRLADALSESATQHNADALESRTNLKQASDDSQGTYGSADPAADQDQSTARGASQAGRGEAAHLKAPWLHLSSPAGIAASTPESTHLAQGKSLSVTSGDDINLAAGKSLIGAISDRISLFVQRAGIKLFAAKGKVDIQAQSDEMALTAEKDVKITSTESKVRIEAAEEILLTSGGGYIRIKGGDIEVHCPGKVEIKGAQQAFSGPQGMDGAIPELPEGGCETQLTGADQQRSGAAPLGG, translated from the coding sequence ATGTTCACGGATGATGCCAGTGATTTGTTGGCCCGTATCCTATCGGGGCCGCTATCGCAGCACGAACGCCTGCTGACCCTGAAGCTCGGTGGCACGGATCTGATCCCGCATCGTCTGGTCGGTGAAGAGCGCCTGTCGCGACCGTTTTCCTATACTCTCGATTGCATTTCCCAGCGCGGTGATATCGAGCTCAAGAGTCTGATCGCGCAGCCCGCCGAACTGGGCATCCGCCAGGCCGATGGCCAGTACCGCTCGCTGTCTGGATTGGTGGAGTCGGTCGCCATGCTTGGCGAGGATGGCGGCGTGCATTACTACCAAGTGACCCTGGTGCCATGGATGACCATGCTTCAGTTGGGCCACGACAGCCGCATCTTCCAGGACAAGAACGTCGTCGAGATCCTCGAGACGGTGTTCGAACCGCACGCCATTGCCCAGGGACGCTGGCGCTTTGCTCTGCGGCGTGAGTATCCCGTTCGCTCCTTCGAAGTACAGTATCGCGAGTCAGATTTCCATTTCGTCAGCCGGCTCATGGAACAGGAAGGCCTGTTTTATTATTGGGAGCATGCTGGTCCAGACGCAGAGTTTGATGGACACCGTTTGGTCATTACCGACGATGTGGCCACCTGCACACCAGTGGCACCACAGACGATCCGCTTCCATCGCCAGGATGCCACCGAGACAGAAGACACCATCACCCAATGGGGTGGTCGGCGTCGCCAGCAGCCCAACCGTGTCAGCGTCGGTACTTTCGACTACAAGCAGCCACGCTTGGAGAAGCGGACGGGTCTGGACACCATTCGTGACCAGGGCAACCTGCCGGATATCGAAGTCTACGACTATCCCGGCGAGTACTATTACCACGACTATCCACGTGGAGAGCGCCTGACCGTCAACCGTATGGAAGCCCTGGAGTCCCAGGCCAAGCGGTTTCACGGGGCTGGCGGGGTACGCCAGCTACAGACCGGCCAGTGGTTCGAGCTCAGCCAGCATGCTCGCCATGAGCGCGGTAACGAGAGCGAACGCCAGTTCCTGGTGCTCGGCCTGACCATTCATGCCGAAAATGCACTACCGGTATCGGTGCATCTCAATACTTTGCCAGGCAGCCTACAGCAACAGATAGACGATGCACGCAAGGCACATGGGCTCGAAGACGGCAGCCTGTACCGTGACGACTACCAGCAGGCCGGTACCGGTCATTACCTGGTCGATTTCGAATCTCAGCGCCTCAGTCAGCCGTACCGTTCTTCTCTTGATCACCCGCGCCCGGTGCTGAGCGGCTTGCAGACGGCCATCGTCGTCGGTCCGGAAAACGAAGAGATTCATACCGATCACCTCAACCGGGTGAAGGTGCAGTTCCACTGGGACCGCCAGGGCCAGCGCAATGACCATTCCAGTTGCTGGCTGCGCGTGTCCGAGCCCAATGCCGGGGCCGGCTGGGGCGGCGTGTTCGTGCCGCGTATCGACCAGGAAGTGACGGTCAGCTTTCTCGAGGGCGATCCCTCGCGGCCACTCATCACTGGCCGGGTGTACAACGGCGACCAGACTCCCGAATGGCACAGCAATGGCCTGCTGTCCGGCTTCAAGACCAAGACCTATCGTGGCGGCAAGTACAACGAACTGGTGTTCGACGACGCCACTGATCAGGAGCGGGTACGCCTCAATTCCGAGTATGACAAGAGCCAGCTCAACCTTGGCTATCTGATTCACCAGAACGGCAATACCCGCGGCGCCTTCCGCGGTACCGGCTTCGAACTGCGCTCCGATGCCTACGGCGCCATCCGTGCCAATCAGGGCTTGCTGTTGACCAGTTGGGGCCAGCTCGGCGCTCCTGGCGACCAGCTTGAACTGACGCAGGCCACCGAGCAGCTGTCGAGCGCGCATCGCCTGGCTGACGCCTTGAGTGAAAGCGCCACTCAGCACAATGCCGACGCTCTCGAGTCGCGTACCAACCTCAAGCAGGCCAGTGACGACTCCCAGGGAACATACGGCAGCGCCGATCCTGCCGCGGATCAGGACCAGTCCACTGCTCGTGGCGCCAGTCAGGCCGGGCGCGGCGAAGCCGCACATCTCAAGGCGCCTTGGCTGCACTTGAGCTCACCGGCAGGGATTGCCGCCAGCACACCGGAATCGACCCATCTGGCCCAGGGCAAGTCATTGAGCGTGACCAGCGGTGATGACATCAACCTGGCCGCAGGCAAGAGCCTGATCGGTGCTATCTCCGACAGGATTTCTCTGTTTGTGCAACGTGCCGGCATCAAGCTGTTCGCCGCCAAGGGCAAGGTCGATATCCAGGCCCAAAGCGACGAAATGGCGCTGACCGCCGAGAAGGACGTCAAGATCACCTCGACCGAAAGCAAGGTGCGCATCGAAGCCGCCGAGGAAATCCTGCTCACCAGCGGTGGCGGGTATATCCGCATCAAGGGCGGCGATATCGAAGTGCATTGTCCGGGCAAGGTCGAGATCAAGGGCGCACAGCAAGCCTTTTCCGGCCCGCAAGGGATGGACGGCGCCATACCGGAGTTGCCGGAAGGCGGCTGCGAAACGCAACTGACAGGTGCCGATCAGCAGCGTAGCGGCGCTGCACCGCTAGGGGGTTAA
- a CDS encoding DUF6708 domain-containing protein has translation MFTGWYVPFKLNRPLESAERHAALPFHPQPGVIPDTYGSLIHFNSTYTDFIDRKDRLRGMVSTTAGLVGIIVAIIMGAFSIGLFMVDLLQGNDVLINMAFSILFLLMVIGFIWFTWSRQLKKDMFTYTHYPIRFNRKTRKVYVFRHNGPNGVLTVPWDEVFWHIGRGMQQKYLCDVRGHVMDGVRVKDTFAVGQYFDDGQIGRIQATWEFIRRYMEEGPETVAEHPLDRLIDKSVTPSWTNCYLWVGASMGPSFVALRYVLFPLFYPIVGLLTLGRWLTLNSCKDPVWPPEVEAECQVEPNDPNRWEEPSYLWEFANRPGVVERNEERMRQQSENLKG, from the coding sequence ATGTTTACAGGCTGGTATGTTCCCTTCAAATTGAACCGCCCCCTGGAGAGCGCAGAACGCCATGCGGCTTTGCCTTTCCATCCGCAGCCAGGAGTTATTCCAGACACCTATGGTAGCCTGATTCACTTCAATTCTACCTATACCGATTTTATTGACCGCAAAGATCGGCTACGAGGCATGGTAAGCACCACGGCAGGGTTGGTTGGGATAATTGTTGCCATTATTATGGGAGCGTTTTCCATTGGCCTTTTTATGGTTGACCTTCTCCAAGGGAATGATGTTTTAATCAATATGGCCTTTTCCATTTTGTTTTTATTGATGGTTATTGGTTTCATATGGTTTACTTGGAGCCGTCAACTTAAGAAAGATATGTTCACGTATACTCATTATCCCATCCGTTTTAACCGGAAAACGCGTAAAGTCTATGTCTTCCGTCATAATGGCCCAAATGGTGTATTGACAGTGCCATGGGACGAGGTGTTTTGGCATATCGGGCGTGGCATGCAACAGAAATATCTGTGTGATGTTCGTGGACATGTCATGGATGGTGTGCGAGTGAAGGACACCTTTGCAGTGGGGCAGTATTTTGATGACGGCCAGATAGGCCGTATTCAGGCAACATGGGAATTTATCCGTCGTTATATGGAAGAAGGCCCGGAGACTGTGGCTGAGCACCCTCTTGACCGACTGATCGATAAGTCGGTTACCCCTTCTTGGACTAATTGTTATTTGTGGGTAGGTGCAAGTATGGGGCCGAGCTTTGTGGCTTTGCGTTATGTGCTGTTTCCGTTGTTTTATCCTATAGTCGGCTTGCTTACTCTGGGGCGTTGGCTGACTCTGAATAGCTGCAAGGACCCAGTATGGCCACCGGAGGTAGAAGCGGAGTGCCAGGTCGAGCCGAATGATCCGAACCGTTGGGAGGAGCCCAGTTATCTGTGGGAATTTGCCAACCGGCCAGGTGTTGTGGAACGCAATGAAGAACGCATGCGTCAGCAGAGCGAGAACCTGAAGGGTTGA
- a CDS encoding DUF6708 domain-containing protein, with protein sequence MYTGWTTPFKLDRPLEREERYAALPHQRQAGTIPDPHSSLLHFNSTYAEFIDRRYRLRGMATTTLWLLAGIIFPVIGTLFVGYFIWIGSYLTGEISGRFATIISIASFLICFGGPWVLWKFLLCHDLFTYTHYPIRFNRKNRKVYVFRHNGEGGVLTVPWDDVFWHIGRGMQQKYLCDVRGHLLDGVRVRETFAVGHYFDDSRVDRIQGLWEFIRRYMEEGPETVAEHPLDRMIELSMTPSWTNCYLWVMANIGTGFTSLRFVLFPLFYPIVGLLTLGRWLTLNSCKAPIWPPEVESECQVDPNDPNRWEEPSYLWEFANRPGDVGRN encoded by the coding sequence ATGTATACCGGTTGGACCACGCCCTTCAAGCTGGATCGCCCTCTTGAAAGAGAGGAGCGTTATGCAGCACTTCCGCACCAACGGCAAGCTGGCACTATTCCCGATCCGCATAGTAGTTTGTTACATTTTAACTCAACTTATGCTGAGTTCATTGATCGGCGCTATCGCTTGCGCGGGATGGCGACTACTACTTTATGGCTGCTTGCAGGAATTATTTTTCCAGTCATTGGAACTCTTTTTGTTGGATACTTTATTTGGATAGGTAGCTATCTCACTGGCGAAATCAGTGGGAGGTTTGCAACGATAATTTCGATTGCATCTTTCCTTATTTGTTTTGGTGGCCCATGGGTTCTTTGGAAGTTTTTACTTTGTCATGATTTATTTACCTATACACACTATCCAATTCGATTTAATCGTAAAAATCGAAAAGTCTATGTCTTTCGCCATAATGGAGAAGGTGGTGTGCTGACTGTGCCATGGGACGATGTGTTCTGGCATATTGGACGCGGTATGCAGCAAAAGTACTTATGCGATGTACGTGGCCATCTCTTGGATGGAGTAAGAGTCCGTGAGACTTTTGCTGTAGGGCATTACTTTGACGACAGCCGAGTAGATCGCATCCAGGGATTGTGGGAGTTTATTCGTCGTTATATGGAGGAGGGGCCAGAAACTGTGGCTGAACATCCTCTAGATCGTATGATCGAGCTATCAATGACTCCATCCTGGACTAATTGTTATCTTTGGGTTATGGCGAATATAGGAACCGGGTTTACCTCGTTGAGGTTTGTTCTGTTCCCGCTATTCTATCCAATTGTGGGATTGCTTACATTGGGTCGTTGGTTGACCCTCAACAGCTGTAAAGCACCGATATGGCCGCCCGAGGTAGAATCTGAGTGTCAGGTTGACCCAAATGATCCTAATCGTTGGGAAGAGCCTAGTTATCTGTGGGAATTTGCCAATCGACCGGGTGATGTAGGGCGTAATTAG
- a CDS encoding DUF4123 domain-containing protein, whose translation MPAGQSTADTLPEDALLTHQYALLNPLSVEADAWADLPCEPLLTPNVNARPHLLPQLVRLDEMPKDARLALHERIERYRQRGVAFFCALLGSHAPAERVARHLMHHLEQRRQGDSRYWWLRFYDPYVFRHLCWQLDAEQMDVLLGPVHVWSWPDDDGRWNSQRHQLSEAPKVYHLFLSKEQWQRIDRLALLNSTLEILMLSAPDVEQNAVLWQWIDNLLEQAEQWPLPGDDDCQLYAEQAVRFHSRMHDHPVILSCLKRAREPGMTYTQACADLDDARMMDLAAELDDRDIRKEAP comes from the coding sequence ATGCCAGCAGGACAAAGTACGGCCGATACTCTGCCGGAAGACGCCTTGCTGACGCACCAGTACGCCTTGCTCAATCCGTTGAGCGTAGAGGCCGATGCCTGGGCGGACTTGCCTTGTGAGCCGCTGCTCACGCCCAATGTCAACGCTCGCCCGCACTTGTTACCGCAACTGGTGCGCCTGGACGAGATGCCCAAAGACGCGAGATTGGCCCTGCACGAACGGATCGAACGATACCGGCAGCGTGGTGTTGCGTTCTTCTGTGCCCTGCTGGGTAGCCATGCACCGGCGGAGCGGGTCGCCAGGCATCTCATGCACCATCTGGAGCAGCGCCGCCAGGGTGATTCGCGCTATTGGTGGCTGCGGTTCTACGATCCTTATGTTTTTCGTCATTTGTGCTGGCAGCTGGACGCTGAGCAAATGGATGTTCTACTGGGGCCGGTTCATGTATGGTCCTGGCCAGATGACGACGGACGCTGGAATAGCCAGCGCCATCAGTTGAGTGAGGCACCCAAGGTGTATCACTTGTTTCTCAGCAAGGAACAATGGCAGCGCATCGATCGGCTGGCGTTACTCAACAGCACGCTGGAGATACTGATGCTGTCAGCTCCTGACGTGGAACAGAACGCTGTGCTGTGGCAATGGATCGACAACCTGCTTGAGCAGGCAGAACAGTGGCCACTGCCGGGAGACGACGACTGCCAGCTATACGCTGAACAGGCGGTACGCTTCCACTCCAGAATGCATGACCACCCCGTTATTCTGTCTTGCCTGAAGCGCGCGAGAGAGCCGGGGATGACCTATACCCAGGCCTGTGCTGATCTCGATGATGCCAGGATGATGGATCTGGCCGCAGAGCTGGATGACCGTGACATACGCAAGGAGGCTCCATGA
- a CDS encoding T6SS effector BTH_I2691 family protein codes for MSEADNKTIAECPYCQKRGLPILPLRYAVTRTDRGNGEPAGPALSEPFGDGVTDIALPEGQAYTLRLVRGGYLYVFNETRGSWSGYVVTEKGYLFPYVTEIKHDVLLRLDPNKAQGGIDSRLQPPTQDEEFTCTSNPEHHYPGRCITIPNAEQADNIYLAFSDTAWTKRVWKEYAANAQVDESGTKRRDHMRKLSLAEWRGGSAKHAAPMAELAERVAEANYQWMSPNLPPVTLMRSDLYQLISPFGHSPALIHGMDSQVEGLVAWAEEQAEPLDMPPVMVALDDPVGIATELNELAKIRANEWAEEPERKKKHQSALMIGVLRQAVENGAEHQESEQRKALMAAWGTFFPGHSGMMAAGAPSLSYLNARVERAGRINESELEAIHANAWEKYLDRYDEEARNTYLNETYPAELADFEGSVIRPLDEAYLAWMKGESLKKSLLCNFDRQDVESGIAYTLALYSMLLDASGRKPVFDFLKECAQSNPLDSAAFIVRGLVFNQDDLAEQWVEAANQAYEPEGGWDGMASHLYGTFKDKLVKALGNNIQDAMTNLSRYGYELSAVFVHHLKRLYDLDTGRLIGSEREFRMVAILGVMAKHDAPNHRLVSVRTEPTRLQTLSIMQRTTAAMSEEGRWQMAPSEELRGLFDPVNSERYPYQGLLLVEDIQATRLEMSGTLSPEQFDRQMQTSMRMQSNLEAGGNLVGAILTIVTIKSAWEKLGKDPSFKNKLGLGSGLAALAGGLLESAGAAARNIKWGATRLAKPLSFGTTRIMTRAAALGFIGKLVGTVGAVISGALAFWDGVDNRQISPGYGGTMMVLGGGMVLAGFVMLFAAPAIALGAFVLSLVLAFFMFVAGFIKPDDIEKWLDRTIEFGQNKAGDRFRNIIKQREALEAIGQKDGD; via the coding sequence ATGAGCGAAGCAGACAACAAGACGATAGCGGAGTGCCCGTATTGCCAGAAGAGGGGCCTGCCGATCCTGCCCTTGCGTTATGCCGTCACGCGTACGGACCGCGGCAACGGAGAACCTGCAGGCCCCGCGCTGAGCGAGCCATTTGGCGATGGCGTAACGGATATTGCGCTGCCGGAAGGGCAGGCTTATACCTTGCGCCTGGTGCGCGGCGGGTATCTGTATGTGTTCAATGAAACCCGTGGCAGCTGGTCTGGCTATGTGGTGACGGAAAAAGGTTATCTGTTCCCTTACGTCACGGAAATCAAGCACGATGTGCTGTTGCGCCTGGATCCGAATAAGGCGCAGGGCGGCATCGACAGCAGATTGCAGCCGCCAACCCAGGATGAAGAATTCACCTGCACCTCCAACCCGGAGCATCACTACCCTGGGCGCTGCATTACCATCCCCAATGCGGAACAGGCCGATAATATCTATTTGGCTTTTTCCGATACCGCCTGGACCAAGCGGGTGTGGAAAGAATACGCCGCCAATGCCCAGGTAGACGAAAGCGGCACAAAGCGGCGCGATCATATGCGCAAGCTCTCGCTGGCTGAATGGCGTGGCGGTAGCGCCAAGCATGCTGCGCCAATGGCCGAGCTGGCCGAGCGGGTAGCAGAAGCCAATTATCAGTGGATGTCGCCCAATCTTCCTCCCGTCACCTTGATGCGTAGTGACCTCTACCAATTGATTTCTCCTTTTGGCCACAGTCCCGCATTGATACATGGCATGGACAGTCAGGTTGAGGGCTTGGTGGCCTGGGCCGAAGAGCAGGCCGAACCGCTGGACATGCCACCAGTGATGGTTGCTCTGGATGACCCGGTAGGGATTGCGACAGAGCTGAATGAGCTGGCCAAGATTCGGGCCAACGAATGGGCCGAAGAACCGGAGCGCAAGAAGAAACATCAATCGGCTCTGATGATCGGAGTTTTGCGCCAGGCGGTAGAAAATGGTGCCGAGCATCAGGAAAGCGAACAGCGCAAGGCGCTGATGGCCGCTTGGGGAACCTTTTTTCCGGGGCACTCCGGCATGATGGCGGCTGGGGCACCTAGCCTATCTTACTTGAACGCCCGGGTGGAGCGTGCTGGCCGAATCAATGAATCTGAGCTGGAGGCCATTCACGCGAATGCCTGGGAAAAGTACCTGGATAGGTACGACGAGGAGGCCCGGAATACATATCTCAATGAGACATACCCTGCAGAGTTAGCTGATTTCGAAGGATCAGTGATCAGGCCATTGGATGAGGCATATCTGGCTTGGATGAAGGGAGAGTCACTCAAGAAGTCCTTACTGTGTAATTTTGATCGTCAGGATGTGGAAAGCGGTATCGCATACACCTTGGCACTCTACAGCATGTTGCTCGATGCCTCCGGTCGTAAACCGGTATTTGACTTCCTGAAGGAATGTGCACAGAGCAATCCGTTGGATTCGGCGGCCTTTATCGTCCGGGGGCTGGTATTCAACCAGGATGATTTGGCTGAGCAATGGGTGGAGGCGGCTAATCAGGCCTATGAACCCGAGGGAGGATGGGATGGCATGGCCAGCCATCTGTATGGCACCTTCAAGGACAAATTGGTAAAAGCCCTGGGGAATAACATACAGGATGCAATGACCAACCTGAGCCGTTATGGCTATGAGCTTAGTGCTGTGTTTGTCCATCATTTGAAGCGACTCTACGATTTGGATACTGGGCGCCTCATAGGAAGCGAACGTGAATTTCGTATGGTGGCGATTCTTGGAGTGATGGCCAAACACGATGCTCCCAACCATCGCTTGGTGAGTGTGCGCACGGAGCCGACGCGGTTACAGACACTGAGTATCATGCAGCGAACTACGGCAGCCATGTCTGAGGAAGGGCGCTGGCAAATGGCACCCTCGGAAGAGCTTCGTGGGCTGTTCGACCCGGTGAATAGCGAACGTTATCCGTACCAAGGGCTGCTGCTGGTCGAGGACATTCAAGCAACCCGGCTGGAAATGTCGGGCACCCTCTCCCCAGAGCAGTTTGACCGGCAGATGCAGACAAGCATGCGCATGCAGTCGAACCTGGAGGCCGGTGGCAATCTAGTGGGTGCAATTTTGACCATTGTCACCATAAAGTCGGCATGGGAAAAGCTCGGCAAAGACCCCAGCTTTAAAAACAAGCTGGGGCTAGGGTCCGGTCTGGCCGCATTGGCAGGCGGTCTCTTGGAAAGTGCTGGTGCAGCAGCACGGAATATTAAATGGGGAGCCACACGATTGGCCAAGCCGTTGAGCTTTGGTACAACCAGAATCATGACTCGTGCTGCTGCGTTAGGGTTTATTGGCAAACTGGTTGGTACAGTCGGGGCGGTGATTAGTGGAGCGTTGGCATTTTGGGATGGGGTTGACAACCGTCAAATCAGTCCTGGGTATGGCGGTACCATGATGGTGCTTGGTGGGGGAATGGTTTTGGCTGGTTTTGTAATGCTTTTCGCTGCACCAGCAATAGCTTTAGGTGCTTTTGTACTTTCTTTGGTATTGGCGTTTTTCATGTTTGTTGCCGGATTTATTAAGCCTGATGACATAGAAAAATGGTTAGATCGGACTATTGAATTTGGTCAGAATAAGGCCGGAGACCGCTTCCGGAACATAATAAAACAACGTGAAGCGCTGGAAGCTATAGGTCAAAAAGACGGCGATTAA
- a CDS encoding dihydrofolate reductase family protein, giving the protein MSKIFVNIGLSLDGYMAPEGMTVENWDKPEYKEWGAKWGALMGWILKQQYFRENLKFGPGGETGPVNDMLRHTMERSGANIMGKRMFEQGEASWPEEAPFHTSVYVLTHQKREPWARPGGTTFYFVTDGLESALEQARESAGDRDIRISGGANVIQQYLKLGVIDELEIALAPVLFGGGRRLFENLHGSMPQFRIDEVLNTPDATHLRYVRA; this is encoded by the coding sequence ATGAGCAAAATATTTGTAAACATTGGACTTAGTCTAGACGGTTACATGGCACCGGAAGGAATGACAGTCGAGAACTGGGATAAGCCCGAGTACAAGGAATGGGGGGCAAAATGGGGTGCGCTGATGGGCTGGATTCTTAAACAGCAATATTTCCGCGAGAACCTCAAGTTCGGGCCAGGTGGCGAGACTGGCCCGGTTAATGACATGCTTCGTCACACCATGGAGCGTAGTGGCGCTAACATCATGGGCAAGAGAATGTTCGAGCAAGGCGAGGCCTCATGGCCCGAGGAGGCTCCGTTTCACACTTCCGTGTACGTTCTTACCCACCAAAAGCGTGAACCTTGGGCCCGGCCAGGCGGAACAACATTCTATTTCGTCACCGATGGCCTGGAAAGTGCCCTTGAGCAGGCTAGAGAGTCCGCGGGCGATCGCGATATTCGTATCTCGGGCGGCGCGAACGTCATCCAACAGTATTTAAAACTGGGCGTCATTGACGAACTAGAAATTGCCCTAGCGCCAGTATTGTTTGGTGGTGGAAGGCGCTTGTTCGAGAATCTTCACGGGTCCATGCCACAGTTTCGTATCGACGAGGTGCTCAATACTCCAGATGCTACTCACTTGCGGTATGTGCGCGCTTAA